One genomic region from Haloterrigena gelatinilytica encodes:
- a CDS encoding ABC transporter ATP-binding protein — protein MATSGTGGAAGVGADAGTAVALEDVRKTYQLGEPVHALDGVSLEIPRGSYTAIMGPSGSGKSTLMNLVGCLDTPTAGTVVVDGEDVAALTDRERTTLRGTTVGFVFQTFNLMPRLTATENVALPQLFQNVDRERRRERARDLLERVGLADRTDHLPNELSGGQRQRVALARALVNDPAIVLADEPSGNLDTDTEADILDLFGEFHDAGTTMVVVTHERHVAERAERIVHLLDGRIERIEILDESAGQQEDDPSSRTDSGAGD, from the coding sequence ATGGCGACATCGGGAACCGGGGGCGCCGCCGGCGTCGGCGCCGACGCCGGCACGGCGGTGGCCCTCGAGGACGTCCGGAAGACCTACCAGCTCGGTGAGCCGGTCCACGCGTTAGACGGCGTCTCCCTCGAGATTCCGCGTGGGTCCTACACCGCGATCATGGGGCCGAGCGGCTCGGGGAAGTCGACGCTGATGAACCTCGTGGGCTGTCTGGACACGCCGACGGCCGGCACCGTCGTCGTCGACGGCGAGGACGTGGCGGCGCTGACCGACCGCGAACGGACGACCCTCCGGGGGACGACGGTCGGCTTCGTCTTCCAGACGTTCAACCTCATGCCCCGGTTGACCGCCACGGAGAACGTCGCGCTCCCGCAGTTGTTCCAGAACGTCGATCGCGAACGGCGCCGCGAGCGGGCCCGCGACCTCCTCGAGCGGGTCGGCCTCGCGGATCGGACCGATCACCTCCCGAACGAACTCTCCGGCGGGCAGCGCCAACGGGTCGCGCTCGCGCGGGCGCTGGTCAACGATCCGGCCATCGTGCTGGCCGACGAGCCCTCCGGCAACTTGGACACCGACACGGAGGCCGACATCCTCGACCTCTTCGGGGAGTTTCACGACGCCGGGACGACGATGGTCGTCGTCACCCACGAACGCCACGTCGCCGAACGCGCCGAGCGGATCGTCCACCTGCTCGACGGGCGGATCGAACGGATCGAGATCCTCGACGAGAGCGCGGGCCAGCAGGAGGACGACCCCTCGAGTCGAACCGACTCCGGAGCGGGCGACTGA
- a CDS encoding ABC transporter permease codes for MRAIESLRLAWRSIRGHKLRSSLTTLGIVIGIAAVIAFVTLGASLQEGVLGDVSPDDRRNVYGWAAEPETEGGPLAGAQPVFSEDDLDEIERREGVEAAYGYMPLSTQALAYEGEISPQSDALVAAGPSYIRENRLAEGRQFEQGEREAVINPAVAGQFEEEVSVGDELTIALQGGQRTTVTVVGITESSEGLSPFEGFEPSPRVYVPTDPFYTEDAAAAFPSGDSGGANNGSDGNETETDGNSSDANDALFLAIVVEAESTDDAAIERAKESARSYLESDESDAGALLDDGLEVRLQTSAELLQQLEDVLNLLQNFIVGIAAISLVVGSVGIANIMLVSVTERTREIGIMKAVGAQNREILGLFLAEAVILGVIGAILGTLLGLVAGYLGAWYIDLPLVYPLEYVALAIVVGVLVGILAGLYPAWRAARTDPIDALRYE; via the coding sequence ATGCGGGCGATCGAGAGTCTGCGCCTGGCGTGGCGGTCGATCCGCGGCCACAAACTGCGGTCGTCGCTGACGACGCTGGGCATCGTGATCGGCATCGCGGCGGTGATCGCCTTCGTCACGCTCGGTGCGAGCTTACAGGAGGGAGTGCTCGGGGACGTCAGCCCCGACGACCGGCGCAACGTCTACGGCTGGGCCGCCGAGCCCGAGACCGAGGGCGGCCCGCTCGCGGGCGCCCAACCCGTCTTCAGCGAGGACGATCTCGACGAAATCGAACGGCGGGAGGGGGTCGAGGCGGCCTACGGCTACATGCCGTTATCCACGCAGGCCCTCGCCTACGAGGGCGAGATATCGCCACAGAGCGACGCTCTCGTAGCCGCCGGGCCGTCGTATATCCGGGAGAACAGGCTCGCGGAGGGACGGCAGTTCGAGCAGGGCGAGCGCGAGGCCGTCATCAACCCGGCCGTCGCCGGCCAGTTCGAGGAGGAGGTCTCGGTCGGCGACGAACTGACGATCGCCCTGCAGGGCGGCCAGCGGACGACCGTCACCGTCGTCGGCATCACCGAGAGCTCCGAGGGGCTGAGCCCGTTCGAAGGGTTCGAGCCGTCGCCGCGGGTCTACGTTCCGACCGATCCCTTCTACACTGAAGACGCCGCCGCGGCGTTCCCGAGCGGCGACTCCGGCGGGGCGAACAACGGCAGCGACGGGAACGAAACCGAGACCGACGGGAACTCGAGCGACGCGAACGACGCGCTGTTCCTCGCGATCGTCGTCGAGGCGGAGTCGACCGACGACGCGGCGATCGAACGGGCGAAAGAGAGCGCGCGGAGCTACCTCGAGAGCGACGAGTCGGACGCCGGCGCGTTGCTCGACGACGGCCTCGAGGTGCGACTGCAGACGAGCGCGGAGTTGCTCCAGCAACTCGAGGACGTGTTGAACCTGCTCCAGAACTTCATCGTCGGCATCGCGGCGATCTCGCTGGTCGTGGGCTCGGTCGGCATCGCGAACATCATGCTGGTCTCGGTGACCGAACGGACCCGCGAGATCGGGATCATGAAAGCCGTCGGGGCTCAGAACCGGGAGATACTGGGGCTGTTCCTGGCCGAAGCGGTGATTTTGGGCGTCATCGGCGCGATCCTCGGCACGCTGTTGGGCCTCGTCGCGGGCTACCTGGGCGCGTGGTACATCGACCTCCCGCTGGTCTACCCCCTCGAGTACGTCGCGCTGGCGATCGTCGTCGGCGTGCTCGTCGGGATCCTCGCGGGCCTGTATCCGGCCTGGCGAGCGGCGCGGACGGATCCGATCGACGCGCTCCGCTACGAGTGA
- a CDS encoding DUF7521 family protein has protein sequence MDEYTLLIAAANTATFVTGGAVAALAYRAFRRTGSAALRAVAIGFSVIVAGSIGGAIAHVGADDVALGVAIQSSCIAAGFTILLYSLYAETTTTTTTITLDRSGSGSESDLEFDSNASDPRSDSESE, from the coding sequence ATGGACGAATACACGCTCCTCATCGCGGCCGCGAACACGGCGACGTTCGTCACCGGCGGCGCCGTCGCCGCGCTGGCCTACCGTGCCTTTCGACGAACGGGGTCGGCGGCGCTGCGAGCGGTCGCCATCGGCTTTAGCGTCATCGTCGCCGGCTCGATCGGCGGCGCGATCGCCCACGTCGGCGCCGACGACGTCGCGCTCGGCGTCGCGATCCAGAGCAGCTGCATCGCCGCCGGCTTCACGATTCTCCTGTACTCGCTGTACGCCGAGACGACGACGACAACGACGACGATCACGCTGGATCGGTCCGGATCCGGCTCCGAGTCCGATCTCGAGTTCGACTCCAACGCGTCCGACCCCCGCTCGGACTCCGAGTCGGAGTGA
- a CDS encoding halocin C8-like domain-containing protein has protein sequence MAAAAGDLSQAEEAKLLTGAEKRDLARKLAATPAFRELAQRARADGAQVRTDVDGVVAGYARGEDFAREVVQYDLEDPADADEGSIVVGRNPDTGEIEVASLDYYYETDDGVLNEVHRFEPTGGGESNGPRPAATSGGATVISVDTDAIREARNSELDPDQISPSGTAVTPADIEVTGCSACQYAAGQICTIGCSAAGGFICGFLGITIPVAGLSCLGFVEIVCTVADEYSGCGDAVAEEACDRAGLC, from the coding sequence ATGGCTGCCGCGGCAGGTGACCTCTCACAGGCTGAGGAAGCGAAACTGCTCACCGGCGCTGAGAAACGAGATCTCGCTCGCAAGCTCGCAGCGACGCCCGCGTTCCGCGAACTCGCACAGCGCGCTCGAGCCGACGGCGCACAGGTCCGGACCGACGTCGATGGCGTCGTCGCCGGCTACGCCCGGGGCGAGGACTTCGCTCGAGAAGTCGTCCAGTACGATCTCGAGGACCCGGCGGACGCCGACGAGGGCAGCATCGTCGTGGGTCGCAATCCCGATACCGGTGAGATCGAAGTCGCCAGTCTCGATTACTACTACGAAACCGACGACGGTGTCCTCAACGAAGTTCATCGGTTCGAGCCCACGGGCGGAGGGGAATCCAACGGGCCACGGCCTGCGGCCACGTCCGGCGGAGCGACGGTCATTTCCGTCGATACGGACGCGATCCGAGAAGCGCGCAATAGTGAACTCGATCCGGATCAGATCAGCCCCTCAGGCACTGCTGTCACTCCAGCAGATATCGAAGTCACGGGCTGTAGCGCCTGTCAGTACGCCGCAGGTCAAATTTGTACCATCGGGTGTAGTGCCGCCGGCGGATTCATCTGCGGGTTCCTCGGTATCACGATTCCCGTTGCGGGACTCAGCTGTCTGGGCTTCGTCGAAATCGTCTGTACCGTCGCCGACGAATACAGCGGCTGCGGTGACGCGGTCGCTGAAGAGGCCTGTGATCGAGCGGGACTCTGTTAG
- a CDS encoding ATP-dependent DNA helicase, with protein MTDWRSIFGHERPYDEQVDGIETAIDAARDGGYAVVEGACGTGKTMIALTAGIDLVRDPDTDYERVFVLTSVKQQLHQFEEDLETINENLPDDWNPVSGLTLVGKADVCPYNRAGAGGIDDGNVYDRCETLRDRTRDLTGEGGDTTAGSLTAQARSQQIGLADSGRQGGGPRLLQTAGETAPYSPDLPEYSDGGPVDVSTEYCPFYAQYLEDLPEEGSDGDAVEAVPYDFTEAGMITPEDLVARSVAHGTCPHSVMGAVLGHVEVVIGNYYHAFDPRTTGSFTGALLDDSTFVVCDEAHMLEPRVRDLVSDGVADRTLRDAETELSRVIQPIKFEREGRRAEGGSKTADADLVRAELKDSDVSYDELEQTLEFVRDLRSELDRRVTAHLDRNHRGWQSNLADLGDDEIPLRDPAEPAEDELMAWAREAGYGDADWVRAEAVGAVVERVLNEAEDEDRTRAAPAVGRVLGEWYRRGHTDYFREIELERTWDDTEPADSWRRAYNARMALHNCVPSDAIGERLGMFGGGILMSATLEPMDAFTEVTGLDYLEREEDRPVVERRYGLHFPEENRESFAVAAPKYTYDNRGRPGEENPTRRQYVDAVAEVGRLPGNVLVGMPSYAEADWLAGVLEERLEKPVLLDAASDDETTQALKREFFDGEGKVLVTSLRGTLTEGVDYSGDRLAAAVVCGVPIVNTSSPRTKAVRRAYDDEFGDGFTYALTIPAVRKARQAIGRVIRSPEDVGVRVLLDERYARDSWDSVRPYLPDDGEFQPVSPDMLDVGLERFRSRLEQ; from the coding sequence ATGACCGACTGGCGCTCGATCTTCGGCCACGAACGCCCCTACGACGAGCAGGTCGACGGCATCGAGACCGCGATCGACGCTGCTCGAGACGGCGGCTACGCCGTCGTCGAGGGCGCCTGTGGCACCGGAAAGACGATGATCGCGCTGACCGCGGGGATCGACCTCGTGCGCGATCCCGACACCGACTACGAGCGCGTGTTCGTGCTCACGAGCGTCAAACAGCAACTCCACCAGTTCGAGGAAGACCTCGAGACGATCAACGAGAACCTCCCCGACGACTGGAACCCCGTTTCGGGGCTCACCCTCGTCGGGAAGGCCGACGTCTGCCCGTACAACCGCGCCGGCGCCGGCGGGATCGACGACGGCAACGTCTACGACCGCTGTGAGACCCTGCGGGATCGCACCCGCGACCTCACCGGCGAGGGCGGCGACACGACAGCCGGAAGCCTGACCGCGCAGGCCCGCAGCCAGCAGATCGGCTTAGCGGACAGCGGCAGGCAGGGCGGCGGGCCGCGCCTCCTGCAGACCGCCGGCGAGACCGCGCCGTACTCGCCCGACCTCCCGGAGTACAGCGACGGCGGCCCCGTCGACGTTTCGACGGAGTACTGTCCGTTCTACGCCCAGTACCTCGAGGACCTTCCCGAAGAGGGCAGCGACGGCGATGCAGTGGAAGCGGTCCCCTACGACTTCACCGAGGCGGGAATGATCACTCCCGAGGACCTCGTCGCCCGCTCGGTCGCCCACGGCACCTGTCCGCACTCGGTGATGGGCGCCGTGCTCGGCCACGTCGAGGTCGTCATCGGGAACTACTACCACGCCTTCGACCCCAGAACGACCGGCTCCTTTACCGGCGCCCTCCTCGACGACTCGACGTTCGTCGTCTGCGACGAGGCCCACATGTTAGAGCCCCGCGTCCGGGATCTGGTCAGCGACGGCGTCGCCGATCGGACCCTTCGGGACGCCGAGACCGAACTCTCGCGGGTCATTCAACCGATCAAGTTCGAGCGCGAGGGACGGCGCGCCGAGGGCGGTTCCAAGACGGCCGACGCCGACCTCGTCCGCGCGGAACTCAAGGACAGCGACGTCTCCTACGACGAACTCGAGCAGACCCTCGAGTTCGTCCGCGACCTCCGGAGCGAACTCGACCGCCGGGTCACGGCGCATCTCGACCGGAACCACAGGGGGTGGCAGTCGAACCTCGCCGACCTCGGGGACGACGAGATTCCGCTGCGCGACCCCGCGGAACCGGCCGAAGACGAACTCATGGCGTGGGCCCGCGAGGCGGGGTACGGCGACGCCGACTGGGTCCGCGCCGAGGCCGTCGGCGCCGTCGTCGAGCGCGTTCTGAACGAAGCCGAGGACGAGGACCGCACCCGCGCCGCACCCGCCGTCGGCCGCGTCTTGGGCGAGTGGTACCGGCGGGGCCACACCGACTACTTCCGCGAGATCGAACTCGAGCGCACCTGGGACGACACCGAACCCGCCGACTCGTGGCGCCGCGCGTACAACGCCCGCATGGCCCTGCACAACTGCGTCCCCAGCGACGCCATCGGCGAACGCCTCGGGATGTTCGGCGGCGGCATCCTCATGAGCGCGACCTTGGAGCCGATGGACGCCTTCACGGAAGTAACGGGACTGGACTACCTCGAACGCGAGGAGGACCGCCCGGTCGTCGAACGCCGATACGGCCTGCACTTCCCCGAGGAGAACCGCGAGAGCTTCGCCGTTGCAGCACCCAAGTACACCTACGACAATCGCGGTCGACCGGGGGAAGAGAACCCCACGCGACGGCAGTACGTCGACGCCGTCGCCGAGGTCGGCCGACTGCCGGGCAACGTCCTCGTCGGAATGCCGAGCTACGCGGAGGCCGACTGGCTCGCCGGCGTCTTAGAGGAGCGACTCGAGAAACCCGTCTTGCTCGACGCCGCCAGCGACGACGAGACGACGCAGGCGCTCAAACGGGAGTTCTTCGACGGCGAGGGGAAGGTCCTCGTAACCAGCCTCCGCGGGACCCTGACCGAGGGCGTCGACTACAGCGGCGACCGCCTCGCGGCGGCGGTGGTCTGTGGCGTCCCCATCGTCAACACCTCGAGTCCGCGCACGAAGGCCGTCCGCCGGGCCTACGACGACGAGTTCGGCGACGGGTTCACCTACGCGCTGACGATTCCCGCGGTCCGGAAGGCGCGGCAGGCGATCGGCCGCGTCATTCGCAGCCCCGAGGACGTCGGCGTCCGCGTCCTTCTGGACGAGCGCTACGCCCGCGACAGCTGGGACTCCGTCCGGCCGTACCTGCCCGACGACGGCGAGTTCCAGCCCGTCAGCCCGGACATGCTCGACGTCGGCCTCGAGCGATTTCGGAGCCGACTCGAACAGTAG
- a CDS encoding DUF5788 family protein: MDAAERRNLIERANRQSATIGQELLETITVGDDDLPLEEFLIETRKVDGIPDDAKPLVRETERELAAERKRLVERLESASIDRGEGEELVETIVGIDRARNALKSLRRERFGAEARSATLADHERWLEFVDAIRR; the protein is encoded by the coding sequence ATAGACGCCGCAGAACGACGCAACCTCATCGAGCGCGCCAACCGCCAGAGCGCGACGATCGGGCAGGAACTCCTCGAGACGATCACCGTCGGCGACGACGATCTTCCTCTCGAGGAGTTCCTCATCGAGACCCGGAAGGTCGACGGCATCCCCGACGACGCGAAGCCGCTGGTCCGAGAGACCGAGCGGGAGCTGGCCGCCGAGCGGAAACGCCTCGTCGAGCGCCTCGAATCGGCCTCTATCGATCGCGGGGAAGGCGAGGAACTCGTCGAGACGATCGTCGGCATCGACCGCGCCCGAAACGCCCTCAAGAGCCTCCGGCGCGAGCGGTTCGGCGCCGAGGCCCGCTCGGCGACGCTGGCCGATCACGAGCGCTGGCTCGAGTTCGTGGACGCGATCCGCCGCTAG
- a CDS encoding DUF5518 domain-containing protein: protein MTSGRTLANAIVGAIVGVVLSFIPLSPVIGGVTAGFLEGSNARQGAVAGALAGAIAFLPVAGFAMLGLGVLGFGMGIVAAPIEGFAIAALAIVGFGLVLFLYTVGLSLLGGYLGALLAREYPDQRRRTQETIGLSSDRSERSRSLGATGSRGTRSDVRVDRDRGRRDHGRDRERGRFGTRESVSESGTETSPETDSDTDPDSSASSDGDRDTEPERF from the coding sequence ATGACTTCCGGCCGAACGCTCGCCAACGCGATCGTCGGCGCCATCGTCGGCGTCGTGCTGTCGTTCATCCCGCTCTCGCCCGTTATCGGCGGCGTTACCGCGGGTTTTCTCGAGGGATCGAACGCCAGACAGGGAGCGGTCGCCGGCGCGCTCGCGGGGGCGATCGCGTTCCTCCCGGTCGCCGGCTTCGCGATGCTCGGACTCGGAGTCCTCGGGTTCGGAATGGGGATCGTCGCGGCGCCGATCGAGGGCTTCGCGATCGCGGCGCTGGCGATCGTCGGATTCGGACTGGTCCTGTTCCTCTACACCGTCGGCCTGTCGCTGCTCGGCGGCTACCTCGGCGCGCTGCTCGCCCGCGAGTACCCCGATCAACGGCGCCGGACCCAGGAGACGATCGGCCTCTCTTCGGACCGTTCGGAGCGATCCCGATCGCTCGGCGCGACCGGCTCGCGAGGCACTCGATCGGACGTGAGGGTGGATCGCGATCGCGGCCGACGCGATCACGGACGCGACCGCGAACGCGGACGGTTCGGAACGCGCGAGTCCGTGTCGGAGTCGGGGACGGAAACGAGCCCGGAAACTGACTCCGACACCGACCCGGACTCGAGTGCGTCGTCCGACGGTGACCGAGATACCGAACCCGAGCGGTTCTGA
- a CDS encoding AI-2E family transporter, translating into MTANATADADRRYVLAGIVALLGLVTGAILLDVLGTIMFALTVAYVLLPVQGWLHRRGLSERLSAVAATLLGFLGTVAVFAPLVVALYVRFDQVQTVLEEIPDELPVAVAGYTYTVDVADVNSLAIDFLSDAAVSFAAALPVLGIKFALFVILLFALLLEADAAGRAAIAPVPHGYRDVVYALAMRARETLYAIYVLQFATSVATLVIAYPLFWLLGYDAAFTIAFFAAILQFIPMIGPSLLIAPIALYHVAVGDLVAGLLVGVLGMALVAWLPDIVVRPRLARRSAGLPGSLYFVGFTGGLFTLGAIGVVVGPLIVAVFVEAVDLLADEVNGDATFADLLEADLEESSTTASETDAETSFDESKTRTADD; encoded by the coding sequence GTGACAGCGAACGCGACTGCGGACGCCGACCGACGATACGTGCTCGCGGGTATCGTCGCGCTACTCGGCCTCGTTACCGGTGCGATTCTGCTCGACGTCCTCGGGACGATCATGTTCGCGCTGACGGTCGCCTACGTCCTGTTGCCCGTCCAGGGCTGGCTCCACCGGCGCGGCCTCTCGGAGCGGCTGTCGGCCGTCGCGGCGACCCTGCTCGGCTTCCTCGGAACCGTCGCCGTCTTCGCGCCGCTGGTCGTCGCGCTCTACGTCCGCTTCGATCAGGTCCAGACCGTCCTCGAAGAGATTCCCGACGAGTTGCCCGTCGCGGTCGCGGGCTACACGTACACCGTCGACGTCGCCGACGTCAATTCGCTCGCGATCGACTTTTTGAGCGACGCGGCCGTCTCCTTCGCCGCGGCGCTGCCCGTGCTGGGGATCAAGTTCGCGCTGTTCGTCATCCTGCTGTTCGCGCTGTTGCTCGAGGCCGACGCCGCCGGTCGCGCGGCCATCGCGCCGGTTCCTCACGGCTACCGCGACGTCGTCTACGCGCTCGCGATGCGGGCCCGCGAGACGCTGTACGCGATCTACGTCCTGCAGTTCGCGACCTCGGTGGCGACGCTCGTCATCGCCTACCCGCTGTTCTGGCTGCTGGGCTACGACGCGGCGTTCACGATCGCCTTCTTCGCGGCGATACTGCAGTTCATCCCGATGATCGGCCCGAGTCTGCTGATCGCGCCGATCGCGCTCTACCACGTCGCCGTCGGCGACCTCGTCGCGGGCCTCCTCGTCGGCGTCCTCGGGATGGCCCTCGTCGCCTGGCTTCCCGACATCGTCGTCCGACCGCGACTGGCTCGCCGCTCGGCCGGCCTCCCCGGGAGCCTCTACTTCGTCGGCTTCACCGGCGGGCTGTTCACGCTGGGCGCCATCGGCGTCGTCGTCGGGCCGCTGATCGTCGCCGTCTTCGTCGAGGCCGTCGACCTGCTGGCCGACGAGGTCAACGGCGACGCCACGTTCGCCGACCTCCTCGAGGCCGACCTCGAGGAGTCATCGACGACGGCGTCCGAGACGGACGCGGAGACCAGTTTCGACGAATCGAAGACGCGGACCGCCGACGACTGA
- a CDS encoding helix-turn-helix transcriptional regulator — protein sequence MQSENEHKRGLENNGYSDVQFLAGTRDRLRILQVLSESPHKQSKLEKKVDVHRTTLRRNLRELQERDWVTERSGKVYEITPVGRFVLSSFTDLLQDVESAAKIGSFLSKVPRKFSVDVDALSSGEIAVNGFDVPFEAVNEFTAFIENADRLRLCAPAINPKYASVLAQRASITDSEIVGPVECFETIGQAEPADFDALQRSETVRMTVIDEYPSYGICFSENRCMIIAYNDGSGIHGVVRFDDPVPGVERWMKEKYASFKRAENRIKTY from the coding sequence ATGCAATCCGAAAACGAACACAAACGAGGACTCGAGAACAATGGGTACAGCGACGTTCAATTCCTGGCTGGAACACGGGACCGACTTCGAATCCTCCAGGTGCTCTCGGAATCACCGCACAAACAGTCCAAGTTAGAAAAGAAGGTAGATGTCCATCGAACGACGCTCAGACGCAATCTCCGTGAGTTACAGGAACGGGACTGGGTCACGGAACGAAGCGGAAAAGTATACGAGATTACGCCGGTAGGCAGGTTCGTTCTGTCGAGTTTCACTGACCTGTTACAGGACGTCGAATCCGCAGCGAAAATCGGATCGTTCCTCTCGAAAGTTCCGCGAAAGTTTTCGGTCGACGTAGACGCTCTGTCATCGGGCGAAATCGCGGTAAACGGATTCGATGTGCCGTTCGAAGCCGTCAACGAGTTTACTGCGTTCATCGAAAACGCCGATCGACTGCGGCTGTGCGCTCCGGCGATCAACCCGAAATACGCGTCCGTACTCGCGCAACGAGCGTCGATAACGGATAGCGAAATTGTCGGTCCTGTAGAATGTTTCGAAACGATAGGGCAGGCAGAACCGGCCGATTTCGACGCGTTACAGCGGTCGGAGACGGTACGGATGACCGTTATTGACGAGTATCCGTCGTACGGAATTTGTTTCAGCGAAAACAGATGCATGATTATCGCGTACAACGACGGAAGCGGGATCCACGGGGTCGTGCGATTCGACGATCCGGTACCCGGTGTCGAACGGTGGATGAAAGAAAAGTACGCGTCGTTCAAGCGAGCGGAAAACAGGATCAAAACGTACTGA